A single bacterium DNA region contains:
- a CDS encoding NYN domain-containing protein codes for MIEKFAKGKTIVLIDAANFESSVKYLGWWIDYKKLYLYFINNTNLIGIRHYCVRHDDERQDNFFTLLKRRGYKLITKPLKVITEADKFKGDLRKANFDVEIALDAYSLLGSYDTLVLFSGDSDFDYLVRRLREKNKNVLVVSQSIISQKSLLPVVISILI; via the coding sequence ATGATTGAGAAATTTGCAAAAGGTAAAACTATAGTTTTGATCGATGCAGCCAATTTTGAGAGTTCAGTAAAATATCTAGGATGGTGGATAGATTATAAGAAGTTATATTTGTATTTTATCAATAATACCAATTTGATAGGAATCCGCCATTATTGTGTTCGTCACGATGATGAACGACAAGATAATTTCTTTACATTATTAAAAAGAAGGGGTTATAAACTGATAACCAAACCACTTAAGGTTATAACTGAAGCCGATAAATTTAAAGGAGATTTACGTAAAGCAAATTTTGATGTTGAAATAGCCTTGGATGCCTATTCATTATTAGGTAGTTATGATACTCTTGTTTTATTCTCCGGAGATAGCGATTTTGATTATTTGGTAAGAAGATTGCGAGAGAAAAATAAAAATGTTCTTGTAGTATCCCAAAGTATCATATCTCAAAAGAGCTTATTGCCAGTTGTAATAAGTATATTGATTTAA
- a CDS encoding SNF2-related protein — protein sequence MVKFIKELTNQKTIEEYYYDTFKNFLEKKEFEEAYGYLLRLLHKFPKDIELLEEAVHFCIFSWKRFDIGEQWLIKLAHLTNWWTKYLFLAEVELELENINKAKEYLYKAKELQKTQLKKTGDKKLKMAMSDLEYRIDMEGNLQRYIAQERKAHFVKTKKPLKQKKAKPKAEPIPIFSIPSYTIPVEIKPFDYGLFFQNKLPLKEALLLLDYVNLTLQKGFDELLCLKVIPNVNKYYYQIEAVRKVLKHFSGRVLLSDEVGLGKTIEAGMLIKEYLLRGMIKNVLILTPASLVSQWKEEMEAKFGLIFSTTDDPSFTNDPVGFWKQRFIIASINTAKSNKNMSAIMEEFYDLVIVDEAHHLRNRRTLSWGLVNQIKKRFIFLLTATPVQNNLIELFNLITLLKPGQFKTESQFKKEYLKKGSLKEGADKEKLRRLLREVMIRNTRSAIDLKLPKRFATTMRLEPTGLERKVYTEIEKYLRKNKFNKHTLSLLLREAGSSPYALKETLLKIEERDSIKDILVSIDGLFEISKPKALLEILLKNPNEKKVIFTQFTKTLDYIADMLTRSEIPHFVFRGDMSLSEKEMAIKGFKDDVPVLVSTEVGGEGRNIQFCNTIINFDLPWNPMKIEQRIGRLHRIGQTRDVFIFNLSTKETIEDYIIEILDSKINMFEMVVGEIEPILGHLGEDREFEDIIMEIWLNNSSQEGLKEGFEQLGTNLVKAKNEYLKTKALDSEIFGQDYEM from the coding sequence GTGGTAAAATTTATTAAAGAATTGACAAACCAAAAAACTATTGAAGAATACTATTATGACACCTTTAAGAATTTTTTAGAAAAAAAGGAGTTTGAGGAGGCATATGGCTATCTTTTAAGGCTACTCCATAAATTCCCAAAGGATATTGAACTACTAGAAGAGGCTGTACACTTCTGTATTTTTTCGTGGAAAAGATTTGATATTGGTGAGCAATGGCTGATTAAGCTAGCCCATCTTACCAATTGGTGGACAAAATATCTATTTCTGGCAGAGGTAGAGTTAGAGCTTGAAAATATAAATAAGGCAAAAGAATATTTGTATAAGGCTAAAGAGCTTCAAAAGACCCAGTTAAAGAAAACAGGTGATAAAAAGCTTAAAATGGCAATGTCAGACCTGGAATACCGCATAGATATGGAAGGGAATTTGCAAAGATACATAGCCCAAGAAAGAAAAGCACATTTTGTAAAAACCAAAAAACCCTTAAAGCAAAAGAAAGCAAAACCAAAAGCAGAGCCAATTCCTATTTTCTCCATCCCCTCATACACTATTCCTGTGGAAATAAAGCCTTTTGATTATGGGCTATTTTTTCAAAATAAACTTCCTTTAAAGGAGGCGCTATTGTTACTTGATTATGTCAACCTTACATTACAGAAGGGCTTTGATGAGCTTTTATGCCTAAAGGTAATTCCAAATGTCAATAAATACTACTACCAGATTGAGGCTGTAAGAAAGGTGCTTAAACATTTTAGTGGAAGGGTGCTTTTGTCTGATGAGGTTGGTTTGGGAAAGACCATAGAGGCAGGGATGCTCATAAAGGAATATCTCTTGAGGGGTATGATAAAAAATGTGCTTATCCTTACCCCAGCCTCCCTTGTTTCCCAATGGAAGGAAGAAATGGAGGCAAAATTTGGGCTTATTTTTTCAACAACAGATGACCCTTCTTTTACAAATGACCCTGTAGGGTTTTGGAAGCAAAGGTTTATCATTGCATCCATCAATACTGCCAAGAGCAATAAAAATATGTCAGCAATTATGGAAGAATTTTATGATTTGGTGATTGTTGATGAGGCTCATCATTTAAGAAATAGAAGAACCCTCTCATGGGGTCTGGTTAATCAGATAAAAAAGAGGTTCATCTTTCTCCTTACAGCAACACCTGTTCAGAATAACCTGATTGAACTTTTTAATCTAATCACCCTTCTTAAGCCAGGACAGTTTAAAACAGAAAGCCAGTTTAAGAAGGAATATCTTAAAAAGGGAAGCCTGAAGGAAGGAGCAGATAAAGAAAAATTAAGGAGGCTTTTAAGGGAGGTAATGATAAGGAATACAAGGAGTGCCATAGACCTAAAGCTTCCAAAAAGGTTTGCTACAACAATGAGGCTTGAGCCTACAGGGCTTGAAAGAAAGGTTTATACAGAGATTGAAAAATATTTAAGGAAGAATAAGTTTAATAAGCACACCCTTAGCCTCCTTTTAAGGGAAGCAGGGAGTAGCCCCTATGCCTTAAAGGAGACGCTTCTTAAAATAGAAGAAAGAGATAGTATAAAGGATATTCTTGTCTCAATTGATGGCCTTTTTGAAATAAGCAAGCCAAAGGCCCTTTTGGAAATCCTCTTAAAAAATCCCAACGAGAAAAAAGTCATATTTACCCAATTTACAAAAACCCTGGATTATATTGCAGATATGCTTACAAGGTCTGAAATACCCCATTTTGTTTTTAGGGGAGATATGAGCCTCTCTGAGAAAGAGATGGCAATTAAGGGATTTAAGGATGATGTTCCTGTTCTTGTCTCTACTGAAGTGGGTGGCGAGGGAAGAAATATCCAGTTTTGTAATACAATAATAAATTTTGATCTTCCTTGGAATCCGATGAAGATAGAACAGAGGATTGGAAGGCTTCATCGCATTGGCCAGACAAGGGATGTTTTTATTTTTAACCTTTCTACAAAAGAAACCATTGAGGACTATATTATTGAGATTCTTGATAGCAAGATAAATATGTTTGAGATGGTTGTAGGAGAGATTGAGCCAATACTTGGACATTTGGGAGAGGATAGGGAGTTTGAGGATATAATTATGGAGATTTGGTTAAATAACAGTAGCCAGGAGGGCTTAAAAGAAGGCTTTGAGCAACTAGGAACCAACCTAGTAAAGGCAAAGAATGAATACCTTAAAACAAAGGCATTGGATAGTGAGATATTTGGACAAGACTATGAGATGTAA